One region of Candidatus Poribacteria bacterium genomic DNA includes:
- a CDS encoding C-terminal binding protein: protein MSYKYKVMMTDYAWPSVEPERQVLEEIGAELIVAESGTEEEFIELAPQVDGILTCWLHVTTAVVEAAQQCKVIGRCGIGLDNIDVETATALGMVVTNVPAYCIDEVSDHAMALLLSCARKISLLDRTIKSGNWTRDVGPPMRRIRGQKLGIVGFGKIGKAIVPKAKAFGLEVLIYSPRATQQIAAEHEVTLVDFPELLAESDFITIHAPLNSETEGVFDEAAFRRMKPTAYVLNTSRGGVIDTGALYDALTTGEIAGAGLDVLAEEPPQPDEPLLGLDNAVLTPHAAFVSEESTYDLEVTAAAEVARVLTGQMPESVVNPEVLSSPMLRAIALAQ from the coding sequence ATGTCTTATAAATATAAAGTGATGATGACAGACTATGCCTGGCCCTCCGTCGAACCGGAGCGACAGGTCTTAGAAGAGATAGGGGCAGAACTAATTGTTGCGGAAAGTGGGACAGAAGAAGAATTTATCGAATTGGCACCTCAAGTTGACGGCATCCTGACCTGTTGGCTCCATGTAACCACAGCGGTCGTCGAGGCTGCCCAACAGTGCAAAGTTATTGGCCGGTGTGGTATCGGACTGGATAACATTGACGTGGAGACGGCTACCGCTCTCGGAATGGTTGTAACAAATGTGCCTGCCTACTGCATTGATGAGGTCTCTGATCACGCAATGGCATTACTGCTGTCATGTGCTCGGAAAATTAGCCTACTCGATCGAACGATTAAGAGCGGAAATTGGACGCGAGACGTGGGACCGCCAATGCGTCGGATTCGTGGACAAAAGTTAGGTATTGTTGGCTTTGGCAAAATCGGGAAGGCAATTGTGCCGAAAGCGAAGGCATTCGGGCTGGAGGTCTTGATTTACTCACCGCGAGCCACCCAACAGATTGCAGCGGAACATGAGGTGACATTGGTCGATTTCCCTGAACTTCTGGCGGAGTCTGATTTTATCACTATCCATGCCCCATTGAACTCTGAAACTGAAGGGGTATTCGATGAGGCTGCGTTCCGTCGGATGAAGCCAACAGCTTATGTCCTCAATACCTCACGAGGCGGGGTTATCGACACAGGTGCCCTCTATGATGCGCTTACGACCGGCGAAATCGCGGGGGCAGGGCTAGATGTTTTGGCAGAGGAACCGCCTCAGCCCGATGAGCCACTGCTTGGGTTGGACAACGCAGTTCTGACACCGCATGCAGCGTTTGTCTCTGAGGAGTCTACCTATGACCTTGAGGTAACAGCAGCGGCAGAGGTCGCAAGGGTCCTAACAGGACAGATGCCTGAGTCGGTGGTAAACCCGGAAGTCTTGAGCAGCCCGATGCTTCGTGCGATTGCACTCGCCCAATAA
- a CDS encoding SDR family oxidoreductase: MKSFKGATVLVTGASSGIGEAFARNLANHGADLILTARSEDKLQQIAKELSERHEIQVHVCLGDLSHPDTPQRLWDEVQSASLSVDVLINNAGFGKCGPFLEYDYQSYQDMLNLNIKALVGLTHLFLPAMLEKGDGGVINVASTAAFQPIPYLAVYSATKAFVLGFSESLWGEYHKRGLTVLALCPGNTATNFAEVANADVARMTRAETPETVVEEGLKAFLKGRNYVIPGRSVNYLLANLSRLLPRRRVLGITSDIFKPD, from the coding sequence ATGAAATCTTTCAAAGGCGCAACGGTCTTGGTGACCGGTGCCTCGTCCGGCATAGGCGAAGCGTTTGCACGTAACCTTGCAAATCATGGTGCTGATTTAATCTTGACGGCACGTTCGGAAGATAAACTCCAACAAATAGCCAAGGAGCTATCGGAAAGACACGAAATCCAAGTGCACGTGTGTCTTGGGGATCTCAGCCACCCGGATACACCTCAACGCTTGTGGGACGAGGTTCAATCTGCATCGCTCTCGGTCGATGTGCTGATAAATAACGCCGGTTTCGGAAAGTGTGGCCCCTTCCTAGAGTACGATTATCAGAGCTACCAAGATATGCTGAACCTCAATATCAAAGCATTGGTGGGTTTAACACATCTTTTTCTGCCTGCGATGTTGGAGAAGGGGGACGGTGGGGTTATCAACGTTGCATCAACGGCAGCGTTTCAGCCCATCCCTTACCTTGCCGTTTACAGTGCCACGAAAGCATTTGTCCTCGGTTTTTCAGAATCACTCTGGGGCGAGTATCATAAACGTGGCTTGACAGTGCTTGCGCTGTGTCCGGGTAATACCGCCACCAACTTTGCGGAGGTGGCCAACGCCGACGTGGCAAGGATGACCAGAGCAGAAACTCCTGAAACAGTGGTGGAGGAAGGCTTGAAAGCCTTTTTGAAGGGACGTAACTATGTGATTCCGGGCAGGAGTGTCAACTATTTACTGGCAAACTTATCTCGGCTATTGCCGCGTCGCCGTGTGCTTGGGATAACGTCGGATATATTCAAGCCGGATTAG
- a CDS encoding DSD1 family PLP-dependent enzyme, translating into MSAPNVDVFIGIPKEEIDTPALLIDVDIMEANIQKMADYFKTVNADLRPHVKTHKTPIIAHKQMEAGAIGMTCAKLGEAEAMIHAGIRDVLIANQIVGKQKIARLINLAKHSEIMVAVDDPDNVDQLSAAAEAKGTTLRVLIEVNSGMNRCGTEPGQPTLDLARHILKSKGLKFEGIMGYEGHTVITPTFAERKSLTGESVEMLIGTKHFLEQNGVPVKIVSGGGTGTYAITGAYPDMTEIQAGSYVFIDSSYRTVEGIGEEFGCALTMLTTVVSRPQPTRVIVDAGAKVLTSDSGTPQPVGIEGLEMRGLSEEHGNLSADPSVGLKPGDKIELLPTHCCTTVNLHDRYYAVRNGIVEDVWEIAARGKSQ; encoded by the coding sequence ATGTCAGCACCCAACGTCGATGTGTTTATCGGCATCCCCAAAGAAGAAATTGACACCCCAGCACTGCTGATCGATGTAGATATCATGGAAGCCAATATCCAGAAGATGGCAGACTATTTCAAAACGGTCAATGCAGATCTGCGTCCACATGTCAAAACCCATAAGACTCCGATTATCGCCCATAAACAGATGGAGGCGGGAGCGATCGGCATGACCTGTGCCAAACTCGGTGAAGCAGAAGCGATGATCCATGCGGGTATCCGCGACGTACTGATTGCCAATCAGATTGTCGGAAAGCAGAAGATCGCACGTCTGATTAACCTCGCCAAACACTCTGAGATTATGGTTGCGGTTGATGACCCGGATAACGTCGATCAGCTCTCCGCGGCTGCGGAAGCGAAAGGCACCACCCTGCGCGTCCTCATTGAAGTCAACTCCGGCATGAATCGCTGTGGGACGGAACCGGGACAACCCACGCTGGATCTGGCGCGTCACATCCTGAAATCAAAGGGGCTCAAGTTTGAAGGGATAATGGGTTATGAGGGGCACACCGTCATCACGCCGACTTTCGCCGAACGCAAAAGTTTAACAGGCGAATCTGTTGAGATGCTGATTGGGACCAAACACTTTCTCGAACAGAACGGTGTCCCCGTCAAGATTGTGAGCGGCGGTGGCACGGGCACCTATGCAATCACCGGTGCTTACCCGGATATGACAGAAATTCAGGCGGGGTCTTATGTCTTTATCGACTCAAGTTATCGGACGGTCGAAGGTATCGGTGAGGAGTTTGGATGCGCCCTGACCATGTTGACGACGGTTGTAAGTCGTCCGCAGCCGACGCGTGTCATCGTAGACGCAGGGGCAAAGGTGTTGACAAGTGATTCTGGCACACCACAACCGGTGGGGATTGAAGGCTTAGAGATGCGAGGATTATCGGAGGAGCACGGGAATCTGTCAGCGGACCCAAGCGTTGGGCTCAAGCCCGGCGATAAGATTGAACTTTTACCAACCCACTGCTGCACAACGGTGAATCTCCATGACCGGTACTATGCGGTTCGCAACGGGATTGTCGAGGATGTTTGGGAGATCGCTGCAAGAGGGAAATCACAGTAG
- a CDS encoding fumarylacetoacetate hydrolase family protein, whose amino-acid sequence RSADMRDDDSEQDIYSRVYNADRPEIFFKATPARCVGPNGFVGIRSDSILTATEPELAYVLGEDGEIVGYTLCNDVSAWDIERDNPLYLPQSKVFYGCCALGPMFVTASEIDDPYNLNIKCTVIRNDKPIYEGGVNTSQINWKFEELTEFLCRDNPVPVGTVVSTGTGIIVPNDLPLAPGDIVEIEADGLGKLSNPVKQL is encoded by the coding sequence CGCAGCGCGGATATGCGGGATGACGACAGCGAGCAAGATATCTACAGTCGTGTCTACAACGCAGATCGCCCCGAGATTTTCTTCAAAGCGACGCCAGCCCGGTGCGTTGGACCCAACGGCTTCGTCGGTATTCGGAGCGACTCCATACTCACGGCCACCGAGCCGGAGTTAGCCTATGTTCTCGGCGAGGATGGAGAAATTGTTGGCTACACGCTCTGCAACGATGTGTCCGCATGGGACATCGAGCGGGACAATCCCCTCTACCTGCCGCAGTCGAAAGTATTTTACGGTTGTTGTGCCCTCGGTCCAATGTTCGTCACCGCCTCCGAAATTGATGATCCCTATAACCTAAACATCAAATGCACAGTTATACGAAACGATAAACCAATCTATGAAGGCGGCGTAAACACCTCCCAAATTAATTGGAAGTTTGAGGAACTCACCGAATTCCTTTGCCGAGATAACCCCGTCCCGGTTGGCACAGTTGTCTCTACCGGCACCGGTATCATCGTGCCGAACGACCTGCCGCTAGCCCCCGGTGATATCGTAGAGATCGAGGCGGACGGGCTGGGCAAACTCTCCAACCCTGTCAAACAACTTTAG
- a CDS encoding phosphatase PAP2 family protein, which translates to MYDFNIVNVLRPSDWITIFYLAATGVLACIFHKSLRWWGIYVVSHAGAICGLLLLAVISKDFLPLPLQVLRDWYPIATIPIFYLEIPPLTQMAVQRYFDDRIIEYEQRLFNGQPSIYFSEHFPSRGLSELLHLCYFSYYPIVFGLVGVLYFQGRYEVFHKVVFGEVLTFNLCLIWYIFMPVMGPRYKFERISGRLADGLLFKLIHMILSGASSKGTAFPSSHCAIGVIVVLYAAHYHPIVFTILCPFGVGLIVGTVYGRFHYALDAILGTVLGVVVFGVAPYLYRLLL; encoded by the coding sequence ATGTACGATTTTAATATTGTCAACGTTCTCCGCCCATCTGACTGGATCACAATCTTTTATCTCGCAGCTACTGGCGTGCTCGCTTGCATCTTTCATAAAAGCTTGCGATGGTGGGGGATTTATGTAGTGAGTCATGCGGGGGCTATATGTGGTTTGCTTTTGTTGGCTGTCATTTCCAAAGATTTTTTGCCGTTGCCGCTGCAAGTATTACGCGATTGGTATCCGATTGCAACGATTCCAATTTTTTACTTGGAGATACCACCATTGACACAGATGGCAGTGCAAAGATATTTCGATGATAGAATCATCGAATACGAACAGCGGCTATTCAATGGGCAACCGAGCATTTATTTCAGTGAGCATTTTCCGTCTAGGGGGCTTTCAGAGCTTTTACATCTATGCTATTTCAGCTATTATCCCATTGTTTTCGGGCTTGTTGGGGTGCTTTACTTCCAAGGCAGGTATGAAGTGTTTCACAAAGTCGTCTTTGGGGAGGTACTGACCTTTAATTTATGTCTTATCTGGTATATTTTCATGCCGGTCATGGGGCCCCGCTACAAGTTTGAGAGAATTAGCGGGCGACTCGCAGACGGTTTGCTTTTCAAGCTAATACACATGATCCTTTCCGGTGCATCATCTAAAGGCACGGCGTTCCCAAGTTCTCACTGCGCGATTGGTGTGATTGTAGTTCTCTACGCTGCCCATTATCATCCGATTGTTTTTACAATCCTGTGCCCATTTGGCGTGGGGTTGATTGTTGGAACAGTCTACGGACGGTTTCATTATGCACTTGACGCCATTCTCGGAACGGTCCTGGGAGTAGTTGTTTTTGGGGTTGCGCCGTACCTCTATCGTTTGTTGCTATGA